In a genomic window of Bradyrhizobium ontarionense:
- a CDS encoding GNAT family N-acetyltransferase translates to MHDISSARTAKSNSRAITVRIARDPNDLMLVTAIRSAVYLTEQDCPMEEEFDGNDLVAAHFLGFVGNQPAGCVRVRFFGEFAKVERLAVRHQYRRSRLSFKLVREALDYCRRKGFKKAYGHAQDRLVDFWAHFGAKPLGHNRKLTFSDFSYTEMVLDLEPCNDAITLDSDPYLIIRPEGDWDRPGVLDISAGRPASSPLRDFAAARP, encoded by the coding sequence ATGCACGACATTAGTTCAGCCAGGACGGCAAAATCGAATTCACGCGCCATCACGGTGCGCATCGCGCGCGATCCGAACGACCTCATGCTCGTCACCGCGATCCGCTCGGCGGTCTATCTGACCGAGCAGGACTGCCCGATGGAGGAGGAGTTCGACGGCAACGATCTCGTCGCGGCGCATTTCCTCGGTTTCGTCGGCAACCAGCCGGCTGGGTGCGTGCGCGTGCGCTTCTTCGGCGAGTTCGCCAAGGTCGAGCGGCTTGCGGTGCGGCATCAGTACCGGCGTTCGCGGCTGTCGTTCAAGCTGGTCCGCGAAGCGCTCGATTATTGCAGGCGCAAAGGCTTCAAGAAGGCCTATGGTCATGCCCAGGACCGCCTGGTCGACTTCTGGGCGCATTTCGGTGCGAAGCCGCTCGGCCACAACCGCAAGCTCACCTTCTCCGATTTCTCCTACACCGAGATGGTGCTGGATCTCGAGCCCTGCAACGACGCGATCACGCTCGACAGCGATCCCTATCTGATCATCCGTCCCGAGGGTGACTGGGATCGTCCGGGGGTGCTCGATATCTCCGCCGGCCGGCCGGCGTCCTCGCCCTTGCGTGACTTCGCTGCAGCGAGACCGTGA
- a CDS encoding isochorismatase family protein, protein MFGAIETNPPVLVCADLQCEYLAEGRQHLIADGDAIMPRCRQLIALWRDNLWPVIHLKRIAQAAWFNPASNLTNWLPDFKPTPGELTFEHPLPSAYSSARFAEYMSNMRSMRCVVLGFSLDETILSTVVDGFHRSHRYQVIVDAVACRQACVGDVASYKLVVTKVISNFAGVLDSADVIGASGRLEV, encoded by the coding sequence ATGTTCGGCGCGATCGAAACCAATCCGCCGGTTCTGGTGTGCGCCGACCTGCAGTGCGAATATCTCGCAGAGGGGCGCCAGCATCTGATTGCCGACGGGGACGCCATCATGCCGCGCTGTCGGCAGCTGATCGCGCTCTGGCGCGACAATCTCTGGCCGGTGATCCACCTCAAGCGGATCGCGCAGGCGGCCTGGTTCAACCCGGCCTCCAACCTGACGAACTGGCTTCCGGACTTCAAGCCGACGCCTGGCGAGCTCACGTTCGAGCACCCTTTGCCGTCGGCCTACAGCTCGGCGCGGTTCGCCGAATACATGTCGAACATGCGCAGCATGCGCTGCGTCGTGCTCGGCTTCTCGCTCGACGAGACGATCCTCTCGACGGTGGTCGACGGCTTCCATCGCAGTCACCGCTATCAGGTGATCGTGGATGCGGTGGCCTGCCGGCAGGCCTGTGTCGGCGACGTCGCCTCGTACAAGCTGGTCGTCACCAAGGTGATCAGCAATTTCGCCGGCGTGCTCGACAGCGCCGACGTGATCGGCGCCAGTGGCCGGCTCGAGGTGTAA
- the rnd gene encoding ribonuclease D — protein sequence MDLITTTADLSAACARLAQHPVITVDTEFLRETTYYPLLCVVQLASPDEAVVIDALAVGIDLKPFFALMADEKVLKVFHAARQDIEIIWHRAGIVPHPIFDTQVAAMVLGYGDSIAYDQLVERITGHRPDKTHRFTDWSRRPLSHEQVHYAEADVTHLRDVFAALDADLKKRGRSDWVSEEMEILTSPKTYDFHPERAWERLKTRVRKPKELAVLIEVAAWREQEAQSRDVPRSRVMKDDAVGDIATHAPTSIEKLGGLRSLPKGFERSKWGSDIVAAVQRGLARDPAALPKLEKPRNNSNGAAIVELLKVLLRMTSERHAVASKVIATVDDLEQIAADDEADVAALQGWRRELFGEAALALKHGRLALAIEKGRVVRVDRT from the coding sequence ATGGACTTGATCACCACCACCGCCGATCTTTCGGCCGCCTGCGCCCGCCTCGCCCAGCACCCGGTCATCACCGTCGATACCGAGTTCCTGCGGGAGACCACATATTACCCCTTGCTCTGCGTCGTGCAGTTGGCGAGCCCAGACGAAGCCGTGGTGATCGACGCGCTGGCCGTGGGCATCGACCTCAAGCCGTTCTTCGCGCTGATGGCCGACGAGAAGGTGCTCAAGGTCTTCCATGCTGCGCGCCAGGACATCGAGATCATCTGGCATCGCGCCGGCATCGTGCCGCATCCGATCTTCGACACCCAGGTCGCCGCGATGGTGTTGGGGTACGGCGACAGCATCGCCTATGACCAGCTGGTCGAGCGCATCACCGGCCACCGTCCCGACAAGACCCACCGCTTCACCGACTGGTCGCGCCGGCCGCTGAGCCATGAGCAGGTGCACTATGCCGAGGCCGACGTCACGCATCTGCGCGACGTGTTTGCAGCGCTCGATGCCGATCTGAAGAAGCGGGGCCGCAGCGACTGGGTCAGCGAGGAGATGGAGATCCTGACCTCGCCGAAGACCTACGACTTCCATCCCGAGCGCGCCTGGGAGCGGCTGAAGACGCGGGTCCGCAAGCCGAAAGAGCTCGCGGTGCTGATCGAGGTCGCCGCCTGGCGCGAGCAGGAGGCGCAGAGCCGCGACGTGCCGCGCAGCCGGGTCATGAAGGACGACGCGGTCGGCGACATCGCCACCCATGCACCGACCTCGATCGAGAAGCTCGGCGGTCTGCGCTCGCTGCCCAAGGGCTTCGAACGCTCGAAATGGGGCTCAGACATCGTCGCCGCCGTGCAGCGCGGGCTCGCCCGCGACCCTGCGGCGCTGCCCAAGCTGGAAAAGCCGCGCAACAACTCCAATGGCGCCGCGATCGTCGAGCTGCTCAAGGTGCTGCTGCGCATGACCTCGGAGCGTCACGCGGTCGCCAGCAAGGTGATCGCGACCGTCGACGATCTCGAGCAGATCGCCGCCGACGACGAAGCCGACGTGGCCGCGCTGCAGGGCTGGCGCCGCGAGCTGTTCGGCGAGGCCGCGCTGGCGCTCAAGCACGGCCGGCTGGCGCTCGCGATCGAGAAGGGCCGCGTCGTCCGAGTCGACCGGACCTAA
- a CDS encoding protein adenylyltransferase SelO encodes MTVHFPFQNSYAALPDNFFARVAPTPVAAPRLIKLNRPLAAELGLDPAELETPEGAEILAGKSVPEGAEPIAMAYAGHQFGHFVPQLGDGRAILLGEVVDRNGVRRDIQLKGSGPTPFSRRGDGRAALGPVLREYVVSEAMAALGIPTTRSLAAVVTGEQVYRGTALPGAVLTRVATSHIRVGTFQYFAARQDTDAVRQLADHVISRHYPDLAGTERPYHALLDAVIARQATLIASWLLIGFIHGVMNTDNSSVSGETIDYGPCAFMDGYDPKQVFSSIDEFGRYAFANQPRIAMWNLTRFAECLLPLFGDDKDQAVKQAEAALDGFAAQFTAAHQAGLRRKLGLFTERDGDQPLAQALFDVMAAAKADFTLTFRGLSEAAGSGDASEVRALFEEPTDFDEWVPRWQQRLAEEPQTPAERRAAMRKVNPAFIPRNHRIEAVITAAVENDDYKPFEELHAVLANPYDDQPEFAAYAEPPQPDERVLQTFCGT; translated from the coding sequence ATGACCGTGCATTTTCCCTTCCAGAACTCCTATGCGGCACTGCCGGACAATTTCTTTGCCCGGGTGGCGCCGACCCCCGTCGCGGCGCCGCGCCTGATCAAGCTGAACCGGCCGCTGGCCGCCGAGCTCGGGCTCGATCCGGCCGAACTGGAGACGCCCGAGGGCGCCGAAATCCTGGCCGGCAAGTCCGTGCCCGAGGGCGCCGAGCCGATCGCGATGGCCTATGCAGGCCACCAGTTCGGGCATTTCGTGCCGCAGCTCGGCGACGGCCGGGCGATCCTGCTCGGCGAGGTCGTCGACCGCAACGGCGTCCGCCGCGACATCCAGCTCAAGGGCTCCGGCCCGACGCCGTTTTCGCGCCGCGGCGATGGCCGCGCGGCGCTCGGCCCCGTGCTGCGCGAATACGTCGTCAGCGAGGCGATGGCGGCCTTGGGCATCCCGACCACCCGCTCGCTGGCGGCGGTCGTGACCGGCGAGCAGGTCTATCGCGGCACCGCCCTGCCCGGCGCGGTGCTGACGCGGGTCGCCACCAGCCACATCCGGGTCGGCACCTTCCAGTATTTCGCCGCGCGCCAGGACACCGACGCGGTGCGCCAGCTCGCCGACCACGTCATCAGCCGGCACTATCCCGATCTCGCCGGCACCGAGCGGCCCTACCACGCTTTGCTCGATGCCGTGATCGCACGCCAGGCGACCCTGATTGCGAGCTGGCTGCTGATCGGCTTCATCCATGGCGTCATGAACACGGACAACAGCTCCGTCTCCGGCGAGACCATCGATTACGGCCCGTGCGCCTTCATGGACGGCTATGACCCGAAGCAGGTGTTCTCCTCGATCGACGAGTTCGGCCGCTATGCGTTTGCCAACCAGCCGCGGATCGCGATGTGGAACCTGACCCGGTTCGCCGAATGCCTGCTGCCGCTATTTGGCGACGACAAGGACCAGGCGGTCAAGCAGGCCGAGGCCGCGCTCGACGGCTTCGCTGCGCAGTTCACGGCCGCGCACCAGGCGGGGCTGCGCCGCAAGCTTGGCCTGTTCACGGAGCGGGACGGCGACCAGCCGCTGGCGCAGGCGCTGTTCGACGTGATGGCGGCAGCCAAGGCTGATTTCACCCTCACCTTCCGCGGGCTCAGCGAGGCTGCGGGAAGCGGGGACGCCAGCGAGGTCCGCGCTCTGTTCGAGGAGCCGACCGACTTCGACGAATGGGTCCCGCGCTGGCAGCAGCGGCTCGCCGAGGAGCCGCAGACGCCGGCCGAGCGCCGCGCGGCGATGCGCAAGGTCAATCCGGCCTTCATCCCGCGCAACCACCGCATCGAGGCGGTGATCACGGCCGCGGTCGAGAACGACGACTACAAGCCGTTCGAGGAGCTGCATGCGGTGCTGGCGAACCCCTATGACGACCAGCCGGAGTTCGCCGCCTACGCCGAGCCGCCCCAGCCGGACGAGCGCGTGCTGCAGACCTTCTGCGGGACATAG